The stretch of DNA catcttatcataccttaattatacatttgatttcctttgtgcgatttctttcgatagtctctcaaattatttctaaaacacacatttgttagttttttaatatttttatttattgtttttattttcatcatgtagaataatattttgatatattctatctaattattttttattttataactcattattaatcatactataatttttcactttatattatgtttgaagtggttaaaactatatatatatatatatatatatatatatatatatatatatatatatataatgatatttaggaatagtatatgataattcactacaagaaaaacatgaaatagtgactgatttagtcagtaacccatatcagtcactatttttcgtcattggtggtaatagttgatttatttatgaatcaatgattaaattagtgaccgattcaatgatcaaatcggtacttgatttagtgaccaatttaattactaatttatttgtgatttaatgacaaatgttttggtcactaatgatatttctatttaattttaaccacttcaaacataatttaataattagttctctaaggtatttttcatcttatcataccttaattatacatttgatttcgtttttgtgatttctttcaatagtttctcaaattatttgtaaacacacatttgttagctttttaatatttttatttattgtttattttcattatgtagaataatatttcgatatattctatctaattatttgttattttataactcattattaatcatactgtaatattttcagtttaattgtataaataacttttattgactacaatataaaaatttaatgtaattgctatgaatttttttttgtcactatccaacatatattgaagttcaaaagatacaaaatctatgtcaaaattttattattatgtttattatttgttctttgtgtcattttgatcaagtaatgtattataacttttattagtgtataaaaaagagattcattagaatttaaaaaattgaagtaaacaaacatttaaaatatattttaatttgaatatttgttttccttttatatttttttgaaatattttttaattttatcaactaagttaatcaatgttgtagtttgcaaatttaataaatgttttggttctcatgaaattttatttggtattctaatctaaaatgtagacaattataatttatttcaaagtatttgatatgaaagaaacaatcatcctcctaatattgaatatttgataatattatgttttctttactgtaatttttttcttttataaaaattaatattgaagtagttagaacacagGTACaggtatgggtatgagattatacctgttacccaggtggggatggggatgggacaaaagtttgatacccgttgggtttgggtatggggatggggatgaattttttatgcgggaatgggtatgggatagcgaaacctgTCCCCGTCCCGCCCCGTCCCGCCCCGTTACCATCCCTACACCAGATAATTCTGGAAATACTTTTCCATAATATACTTATCAATTTTGGAAATATATTTTTCGAAAAACGACCCACCACTTTTCTAGATCAAAATTTCCAAAAGTCTATATTTTTGtgatggaaaataatttttttgataaacATTTAGTAGACAAAGTTATCAAATAAAgtaaccttttattttttttacaaaagttaagagaataaaataataaaattttagagttatttttttattaaaaaaggttGTTCGTCAaagtttgtaaataaaaaaaattgtcaaaatatcatttttgtgAAGGAGTGCAAAAAGAAGTTTAATAGATTCCAAGAAGAAAGAGCCTCTTATTAAAAGCCTAGTTCAAAACATAAGGCAAATTAAAGGCTTAACTGTGTTtatggcaattttttttttatatgcataGGATAACGATATCTTAATAGAGGAAATGGGATTTGTAATGCAGGATTAGATATCTCtaacataaattattatgataaattttgatacCAACCGAAGATTTGATCTTAAGCTGTAATAGTGAGAAGAAAACTTGACAGAAATTCTATATAAAAAACAGATAggtcttaaattttttttatgatatttttaattgttaaaccTGTTCATGCTGATTTAAACCAGTAAAtgcatttgatttttattttttgtattccGCTGTACCAAAACTGTCGGAAGAATGGAATCAAGGCATTACTTATTGTAAGTTGTAACTATAAAAGGGAAATTTATGTATGACCTGTTTTTCTGTGACATGCTggtgtacatattttttttttgaaatagcATATATGTTCtgaaataaattatactaaTTGAGCCTTTAAAGTGTTCGATCTTCCACAGTTTTTTATTGATTGGTATAGAGTAATGTTATTCTTGGGATTGGTGGTTGTTTGTTGAGGATTGAGGTTGGTATTGCATGTGTTATAGTTGAACTACATCACATCTATTTGACCTTTGGATTGATCCAACATAACATGATCTTCCATATATTTTCACGGTAATTAACTAATGTTTTTAGCATTATGCTGTAAGAACTGTTTATGGTGTGTACACTGATACAACTTACCGATACAAGTTGTGTACGCATAAGTTTTAGGATTATTGGACATCAACTAAAAgtaatactaatttaaaatacataaatatacaAATCTCATTTTAAAAGTCGTTTTTGGAATTGAATTTAAagtaatttcttaataaaaatcaGATGAATTTCATGTTTCACTAAACAATGTTGAGAATATTACATTAAATAGTGTTCTTACCAGTAAATGTTGGTAACTTTTGTGTCTGGAGTGATCATAATAACTCCTTTGTGAGACACTGATGTTGGTAATGTGATCAATTGTCTGCATCATGTTAAGTTATTCATGGTGTTTTCCAGTTCACAAACCAAAATCTATTCTACCAATTTTTCTGGGCACAGATCCTGCAACTTTTACAAAGAAACCTCAATTGTAGGTTCTTTTAGTTAACCTTGGAACACACAGAAAAGCTAGATCTATGATCTGATCTATTCATGATATATGGTATACAACATAACTAGGATATTCTGTACCAACTCCATGTGAAATACACCAGGAAATCAAACAGCACGAAAACTAAAAACATGCCATTTAGATTATATCCAATGTAAAAATTTCaagagaaaaaaggaaaaggaaaaacagaagAAGAATTTTGCATCTGCCATATCTGATGTGATGAGCCATAAAATCAAACACTTGTAAGCTGAGGATGATGTCTTGAACGATGAATCTGTTGAAGTTGCAAGGTTTTCAATGCAGCCCCACCAGACCTTCTTTTCCAAAGAGTATCTTCCTCTGGCTTCTTCTGCACTCTCTTGATCACAGGTAGAGGAAGATCCATGTTTTCAATGCTTATGGGAACAACATTCTCATTCCTCGTACACCTCTGCTTGTTGTGGTTCCTTGACACATTTGCTGTAACattggtgttggtgttggtggTGCCTAAGTTTTTGCCAGAAAAGAGCTTTTTAAGCTTGGAATACTTAACAGTAGGGGAAATGACGTTGGTGGTGGTGCTACTTTTGGTACTGAGAATACCAACTATTTTGTTGTGCCTCTTGACCTGACCCATGCAACCAATTCTTGGGGACAAAGGGTCATTGGAAAAGGATCCTGTTTGGTCTCTCCACTGTGGAAGACTCACATCTTTCATCGATGATGGCCTTGCACATAGCATCGGCAGAAACGTGGTTCTGCGATGGATTTGCAGGTTCTGATGGTAAAAGTAATGATGATTTTCACTGCTCATACCTGATATATGGTAGAGAAATTTTTTCAAAGATGTGAATGCACTTTTAAGTGTTTTGGGTGCTTTAACTTGAGACTTTGAGATTGCCAAATATACAAGAAGAGCATGTGTATATAATTCTGTGACCCTTTTCtctagaaaaaaagaaataaataacaattGAGAAGGTGACAAAGTGAAATAGAAGAAATCATTGCAGAGAAGGAGCCTCATTGAAGAGTGGTGCACACAAGAAACAAAGAGAAGCAGGAGAATTGTGGAccattattttgattttatctggAACAGCATTTGGTTATGTGTTTAAGCTCTTTAATACAAATTTAGGAGTGGAAAGTAGTAATGAGTTTGACTAGGATTCATGTGTGTGTGACTAAGTGGAGAGATCAAAAGCCTAACCAATTGATCATGCTAAAGTGCGTGGTGGTTAAATCATAGGTTGAACAACCCTTTGTCCCCGAAAAGGCTCCACCTTGGTTAATTACTTAAAGGTGCCCAGTTTCCACTTTATCATATAATGCTTTCAGGAGTAAGTGATTTCAACATAATtctaataagaaaattataattgtattgttggtcttttattttctttttaccaggttataacttttttttatcttagtccaattttgttaaaaaaatatctaagtGCGAATCTAAatcttattttgaattaaaagaaaatagttaaatattatagagaaaagaaaaatataaatttattgttttaaagttgttttagaataaagagaaacaatatttttattctgttagattcatattttattaacgttgtatttcttaaataaatctATTAGAGTCAAACCTTATCAAATTTAGGGACAAGTTGTTTTggcatattaaaaaataataattgcatAACATACAagtttattgttaaattaaaattctaaaatataacaataatttccTAGTAAAAAACTTGAGAAGGTATTCAATCCTTGTAGTCCAAAACATTGTTTCTAAATATCCACAGAAACTCCATGATAGTTCTATGAATACCAGTTTTTGcaataaaatttctaaaaggAATAATGTCAGTAGTGGCAAACATATAATGAGGTAGAGCCACGTTCACCGAGAAGCCAATATTTTAGGGCAGGTTTTTGTACTTTGCATTAGGTGAAGTTTCCTGAACTATAATTAATGATGGTTATTGTGTTTTGTCTTCATGTCCAACTCTTCTTTATTTAGTAtatcttattataaaaaatattacttcaCAAATTAATTGTGCTATACAAAAAATAGTTCATTTAAAGCTCTTACAAGTTAAATGCTCACAGAAAATATGGAAATGATACTTTGAtgtgataaattttaataaagttttttcttttttttccagatcacactaaatatttttttta from Vigna unguiculata cultivar IT97K-499-35 chromosome 8, ASM411807v1, whole genome shotgun sequence encodes:
- the LOC114195577 gene encoding uncharacterized protein LOC114195577, coding for MSSENHHYFYHQNLQIHRRTTFLPMLCARPSSMKDVSLPQWRDQTGSFSNDPLSPRIGCMGQVKRHNKIVGILSTKSSTTTNVISPTVKYSKLKKLFSGKNLGTTNTNTNVTANVSRNHNKQRCTRNENVVPISIENMDLPLPVIKRVQKKPEEDTLWKRRSGGAALKTLQLQQIHRSRHHPQLTSV